In one window of Cololabis saira isolate AMF1-May2022 chromosome 23, fColSai1.1, whole genome shotgun sequence DNA:
- the LOC133424589 gene encoding F-box only protein 15-like has protein sequence MAEEKSQAQVSGPRVQTPGSRSVVERKRGRRRNTTENFLERLPSEILIKILSYLDVASLFCLSYVSKLLHRFANDDIIWQQIYLSEFESKMWKLELSDDAGDHPPGRWKKMYFRAIDGQQTKMWKNYLKNINPYNGLPRQTEWVLRNMNVSWELRLCDHLGGKSTLVPSRVRFFESSVTVCWSRASFVQYHHISSIQLYGFRKESPKGPNVRKPPWRSLIFKINIKESPYRFFCKDRLIKVLCFPPGVLVGIWRADHKVAFIMVTLHFHKLVEKSLLGSPACPYAEPLDPPPVDVSDPEFGLHGYTLHFVLHNTSALLMSGQFHQLACHRFPIQRGLVELKVISSTSLSQHRSLSGCIKLPWKSDKLEGSIENCCIMTLTLLDVFHKPFWCVSSPISITMEASATPSDYSGDHFRMDHWSADGRVKMRLVWLKELKQFFLISLTIYVPVSKVNKYFSRHY, from the exons ATGGCGGAGGAGAAAAGCCAGGCCCAGGTGTCGGGGCCACGGGTCCAAACACCGGGCAGTCGGTCGGTCGTGGAGAGAAAACGAGGCCGAAGGCGCAACACGACAG AAAATTTCCTGGAAAG GCTCCCATCTGAGATTCTGATTAAGATTCTGTCATACTTGGACGTCGCCTCATTGTTCTGCCTCAGCTATGTCAGCAAACTCCTCCACCGGTTCGCCAACGATGA CATTATTTGGCAGCAGATTTACCTGTCGGAGTTTGAGAGTAAAATGTGGAAGCTTGAGTTGTCGGACGATGCAGGGGATCATCCACCGGGACGCTGGAAGAAGATGTACTTCAGGGCGATTGATGGACAGCAGACGAAAATGTGGAAGAACTACCTAAAAAACATCAACCCGTACAACGGCCTGCCCCGGCAGACGGAGTGGGTACTCAG GAACATGAACGTGAGCTGGGAGCTAAGACTGTGCGACCACTTGGGAGGCAAGTCCACGCTGGTGCCGAGCCGGGTGCGCTTTTTCGAGTCCTCCGtgacggtctgctggagcagagcCAGCTTCGTCCAGTACCATCACATCAGCAGCATCCAGCTGTACGGATTCAGGAAAGAGAGCCCAAAGGGCCCCAATGTCAGGAA GCCCCCCTGGCGCTCCCTGATTTTTAAGATTAACATAAAGGAGTCGCCATATCGCTTCTTTTGCAAGGACAGACTGATCAAAGTGCTATGTTTCCCGCCGGGCGTCCTCGTTGGCATCTGGAGG GCTGACCATAAGGTGGCCTTCATCATGGTTACCCTTCACTTCCACAAGCTGGTGGAGAAGAGTCTTCTGGGGTCTCCAGCCTG CCCGTACGCCGAGCCCTTGGACCCTCCACCCGTAGATGTCTCTGATCCTGAGTTTGGTCTCCATGGTTACACTCTACACTTTGTCCTGCACAATACCAGCGCTCTCCTCATGTCGGGACAATTTCACCAGCTCGCTTGTCACAGAT TTCCCATCCAGCGCGGCCTGGTGGAGCTGAAGGTCATCAGCAGCACCAGCCTGTCGCAGCACCGGTCGCTGTCCGGCTGCATCAAGCTGCCCTGGAAGAGCGACAAGCTGGAAGGTTCCATAGAG AACTGCTGCATCATGACTCTGACGCTGCTGGACGTGTTTCACAAACCCTTCTGGTGCGTGAGCTCGCCCATTTCCATCACTATGGAGGCGAGTGCGACGCCCTCGGACTACAGCGGCGATCACTTTCGGATGGATCACTGGAGCGCTGACGGCCGGGTGAAGATGAGGCTGGTCTGGTTGAAGGAGTTGAAGCAGTTCTTCCTCATCAGCCTCACCATCTATGTCCCTGTCTCTAAGGTCAACAAGTACTTCAGCAGACACTACTGA